A DNA window from Flavisolibacter ginsenosidimutans contains the following coding sequences:
- a CDS encoding MBL fold metallo-hydrolase, whose amino-acid sequence MQAPQNFNGKVFLNPVSTEMMKPGSFFRVMRKFLQKHPEREPASPLGPFSASAEVLQQLPSQTLRVTWLGHSTLLIEVDGKRFLTDPVWYNRVSPFRFLGPRRFFQNPLPLSHLPAIDAVLLSHDHYDHLDKQTLLALTRKNIPVITMLGVGRRLVNWGVQKNLITELDWWQETKIDGGFTVTATPSRHFSGRWLNDRFKTLWGAFVVKAPVHNIFFGADSGYYNGFAEIAERLGPFDIAMLEIGAYNEMWEAIHMGPEKAVQATLDLGRPLLLPIHWGTFSLAMHPWKEPVERLIAEAAKKDVKLILPAPGESVTVNKEPYNSQWWTQYR is encoded by the coding sequence ATGCAAGCACCGCAAAATTTTAACGGCAAGGTCTTTCTCAATCCCGTTTCGACGGAGATGATGAAACCCGGCTCGTTCTTCCGGGTAATGCGAAAATTTCTTCAAAAGCACCCGGAACGGGAGCCTGCGTCCCCGCTTGGCCCTTTTAGCGCAAGTGCAGAAGTATTGCAACAACTTCCGTCGCAAACCCTTCGCGTTACCTGGCTGGGGCATTCAACGCTTTTGATTGAAGTGGACGGGAAACGTTTCCTTACCGACCCCGTTTGGTACAACCGCGTTTCGCCGTTTCGATTTCTCGGGCCCAGGCGTTTCTTTCAAAATCCTTTGCCGCTGAGCCATCTTCCCGCAATTGATGCGGTGCTCTTGTCGCACGATCACTACGATCATTTGGATAAACAAACGCTACTTGCTTTAACCCGCAAAAACATTCCGGTCATAACCATGCTTGGCGTGGGCAGGCGCCTTGTAAACTGGGGCGTTCAAAAAAATTTGATCACGGAATTGGATTGGTGGCAGGAAACAAAAATTGATGGAGGCTTTACCGTAACCGCAACACCTTCGCGTCATTTTTCGGGGCGTTGGCTCAACGACCGTTTTAAAACACTGTGGGGCGCTTTTGTCGTTAAAGCACCAGTGCACAACATTTTCTTCGGCGCTGATTCGGGTTATTACAACGGCTTTGCCGAAATCGCGGAAAGGCTCGGGCCTTTTGATATTGCGATGCTTGAAATTGGCGCTTACAACGAAATGTGGGAAGCCATTCACATGGGACCGGAAAAGGCGGTACAGGCTACCCTTGATCTGGGCAGGCCTTTGCTTCTGCCCATTCACTGGGGAACGTTTAGCCTGGCCATGCATCCCTGGAAAGAACCGGTTGAACGATTAATAGCAGAAGCGGCAAAGAAAGACGTGAAGTTGATTTTGCCTGCACCCGGCGAATCCGTTACGGTAAATAAAGAACCGTACAACAGCCAGTGGTGGACGCAGTATCGTTGA